From Streptomyces sp. 6-11-2, one genomic window encodes:
- the purL gene encoding phosphoribosylformylglycinamidine synthase subunit PurL, with amino-acid sequence MSRTPLDTVEHAAATPDVELPWAELGLKKDEYERVVEILGRRPTGAELAMYSVMWSEHCSYKSSKVHLRQFGEKAPESDALLVGIGENAGVVDVGQGYAVTFKVESHNHPSYVEPYQGAATGVGGIVRDIIAMGARPVAVVDPLRFGAADHPDTKRVLPGVVAGIGGYGNCLGLPNIGGEVVFDACYQGNPLVNAGCVGVMRHEDIHLAKASGTGNKVILYGARTGGDGIGGASILASETFDDAKPSKRPAVQVGDPFQEKLLIECTLEAFAEKLVVGIQDLGAAGLSCATSELASNGSGGMRVILDDVPLRDSTLSPEEILMSESQERMCAVVEPEKVDRFLEICEKWDVIATVIGEVTDGDRLEIYWHGGKIVDVDPRTVAHEGPVYERPYARPQWQDALQADDANKLPRPRTAEELKDQVLKLVASPNQASKKWITQQYDHFVQGNTVLAMPEDSGMIRIDEETGLGVALATDGNGRYAKLDPYTGAQLALAEAYRNVATTGAKPLAVSDCLNFGSPEDPAVMWQFAEAVRGLADGCKQLGTPVTGGNVSLYNQTGEAAIHPTPVVAVLGVIDDVSRRTPVAFQEEGQLLYLLGDTREEFGGSAWSQVVHDHLGGLPPKVDLERERLMAEILISASRDGMIDSAHDLSDGGLVQAVVESALLGGKGARLVVPDGLDAFTFLLSESAGRAIVAVPRSEEVRFNDMCGARGLPVTRIGVVDGDSIEVQGEFELPLTELREAHEGTIPALLA; translated from the coding sequence ATGAGCAGGACGCCTCTGGACACGGTCGAGCACGCGGCCGCGACCCCCGACGTCGAGCTGCCCTGGGCCGAACTCGGCCTGAAGAAGGACGAGTACGAGCGGGTCGTGGAGATCCTGGGCCGCCGCCCGACCGGCGCCGAGCTCGCCATGTACTCCGTGATGTGGTCCGAGCACTGCTCGTACAAGTCCTCCAAGGTGCACCTGCGCCAGTTCGGCGAGAAGGCGCCCGAGAGCGACGCCCTGCTCGTCGGCATCGGCGAGAACGCCGGTGTGGTGGACGTCGGCCAGGGCTACGCGGTCACCTTCAAGGTCGAGTCGCACAACCACCCCTCCTACGTCGAGCCCTACCAGGGCGCGGCCACGGGCGTCGGCGGCATCGTGCGCGACATCATCGCGATGGGCGCGCGCCCGGTCGCCGTCGTGGACCCGCTGCGCTTCGGCGCCGCCGACCACCCCGACACCAAGCGGGTGCTCCCCGGCGTGGTGGCGGGCATCGGCGGCTACGGCAACTGCCTGGGCCTGCCCAACATCGGCGGCGAGGTCGTCTTCGACGCCTGCTACCAGGGCAACCCGCTGGTCAACGCGGGCTGCGTCGGCGTGATGCGGCACGAGGACATCCACCTGGCCAAGGCCTCGGGCACGGGCAACAAGGTCATCCTGTACGGCGCCCGCACGGGCGGTGACGGCATCGGCGGCGCGTCGATCCTCGCCTCGGAGACCTTCGACGACGCCAAGCCGTCCAAGCGCCCCGCGGTCCAGGTCGGCGACCCCTTCCAGGAGAAGCTGCTCATCGAGTGCACCCTGGAGGCCTTCGCCGAGAAGCTCGTCGTCGGCATCCAGGACCTCGGCGCGGCCGGACTGTCCTGCGCGACGAGCGAGCTGGCCTCCAACGGCTCCGGCGGCATGCGCGTCATCCTGGACGACGTCCCCCTGCGCGACTCCACGCTCTCGCCCGAGGAGATCCTCATGAGCGAGTCGCAGGAGCGCATGTGCGCGGTCGTCGAACCGGAGAAGGTCGACCGCTTCCTGGAGATCTGCGAGAAGTGGGACGTCATCGCCACCGTCATCGGTGAGGTGACCGACGGCGACCGGCTGGAGATCTACTGGCACGGCGGCAAGATCGTCGACGTCGACCCGCGCACGGTCGCCCACGAGGGCCCGGTCTACGAGCGCCCGTACGCGCGCCCCCAGTGGCAGGACGCCCTCCAGGCCGACGACGCGAACAAGCTGCCGCGCCCGCGGACGGCCGAGGAGCTGAAGGACCAGGTCCTGAAGCTGGTGGCGTCCCCGAACCAGGCGTCCAAGAAGTGGATCACCCAGCAGTACGACCACTTCGTGCAGGGCAACACCGTGCTGGCCATGCCCGAGGACTCCGGCATGATCCGGATCGACGAGGAGACCGGCCTCGGCGTCGCCCTCGCCACCGACGGCAACGGACGCTACGCCAAGCTCGACCCGTACACCGGCGCCCAACTCGCGCTGGCGGAGGCGTACCGCAACGTCGCCACCACGGGTGCGAAGCCGCTGGCGGTCTCCGACTGCCTGAACTTCGGCTCGCCCGAGGACCCGGCCGTGATGTGGCAGTTCGCGGAGGCCGTGCGCGGTCTGGCGGACGGCTGCAAGCAGCTGGGCACCCCGGTGACCGGCGGCAACGTCTCGCTCTACAACCAGACGGGCGAGGCCGCCATCCACCCGACCCCGGTGGTCGCCGTCCTCGGCGTGATCGACGACGTCTCCCGCCGCACCCCCGTCGCCTTCCAGGAGGAGGGCCAGCTGCTGTACCTCCTCGGCGACACCCGCGAGGAGTTCGGCGGCTCGGCCTGGTCGCAGGTGGTCCACGACCACCTCGGCGGACTGCCCCCGAAGGTCGACCTGGAGCGTGAGCGGCTGATGGCCGAGATCCTGATCTCCGCCTCCCGCGACGGCATGATCGACTCCGCGCACGACCTGTCCGACGGCGGCCTGGTGCAGGCGGTCGTGGAGTCCGCCCTCCTGGGCGGCAAGGGCGCGCGTCTGGTCGTACCCGACGGCCTGGACGCGTTCACCTTCCTGCTGTCGGAGTCGGCCGGCCGCGCGATCGTCGCGGTGCCACGCTCCGAGGAGGTCCGCTTCAACGACATGTGCGGCGCGCGGGGCCTGCCCGTCACCCGCATCGGTGTCGTGGACGGCGACTCGATCGAGGTCCAGGGCGAGTTCGAGCTGCCCCTGACCGAGCTGCGCGAGGCCCACGAGGGAACGATCCCGGCGCTGCTGGCGTAA
- the bldC gene encoding developmental transcriptional regulator BldC, which produces MTARTPDAEPLLTPAEVATMFRVDPKTVTRWAKAGKLTSIRTLGGHRRYREAEVRALLAGIPQQRSEA; this is translated from the coding sequence ATGACCGCTCGCACCCCTGATGCCGAGCCGCTGCTGACCCCGGCTGAGGTCGCCACCATGTTCCGCGTCGACCCCAAGACGGTCACGCGCTGGGCGAAGGCCGGCAAGCTCACGTCGATCCGCACGCTCGGCGGGCACCGCCGATACCGCGAGGCTGAGGTCCGCGCACTGCTCGCGGGTATTCCGCAGCAGCGCAGCGAGGCCTGA
- a CDS encoding DUF3073 domain-containing protein → MGRGRAKAKQTKVARQLKYNSGGTDLSRLAEELGASTSNQSPNGDRFEDDEHDDDPYARYADLYEDDDEDEDDNSSRQHRRGA, encoded by the coding sequence ATGGGGCGCGGCCGGGCCAAGGCCAAGCAGACGAAGGTCGCCCGCCAGCTGAAGTACAACAGCGGTGGGACAGACCTCTCACGCCTGGCCGAGGAGCTGGGCGCATCGACGTCGAATCAGTCACCGAACGGCGACCGTTTCGAGGACGATGAGCACGACGACGACCCGTACGCACGGTACGCCGATCTGTACGAGGACGACGACGAGGACGAGGACGACAACTCCTCGCGGCAGCACCGTCGCGGCGCATAG
- the purF gene encoding amidophosphoribosyltransferase, giving the protein MPRGDGRLNHDLLPGEKGPQDACGVFGVWAPGEEVAKLTYFGLYALQHRGQESAGIAVSNGSQILVFKDMGLVSQVFDETSLGSLQGHIAVGHARYSTTGASVWENAQPTFRATAHGSIALGHNGNLVNTARLAELVAELPKDNNGRSTRVAATNDTDLLTALLAAQVDADGKPLTIEEAAHTVLPQVKGAFSLVFMDEHTLYAARDPQGIRPLVLGRLERGWVVASETAALDITGASFVREIEPGEFVAIDENGLRTSRFAEAKPKGCVFEYVYLARPDTDIAGRNVYLSRVEMGRRLAKEAPVDADLVIATPESGTPAAIGYAEASGIPFGSGLVKNAYVGRTFIQPSQTIRQIGIRLKLNPLKEVIKGKRLVVVDDSIVRGNTQRALVRMLREAGAAEVHIRISSPPVKWPCFFGIDFATRAELIANGMSIDEIGTSLGADSLAYISIDGMIEATTIAKPNLCRACFDGEYPMELPDPELLGKQLLESELAAGPAATAAADAIRRP; this is encoded by the coding sequence GTGCCACGTGGTGACGGACGACTCAACCACGACCTGCTCCCCGGTGAGAAGGGCCCCCAGGACGCGTGCGGCGTCTTCGGTGTCTGGGCTCCGGGTGAAGAGGTCGCAAAACTCACGTACTTCGGGCTGTACGCCCTCCAACATCGGGGCCAGGAATCCGCGGGTATCGCGGTCAGCAACGGCTCCCAGATCCTCGTCTTCAAGGACATGGGACTGGTCTCCCAGGTCTTCGACGAGACCTCGCTCGGCTCCCTCCAAGGTCATATCGCGGTCGGACACGCCCGCTACTCGACCACCGGCGCCTCCGTCTGGGAGAACGCCCAGCCGACGTTCCGCGCCACCGCGCACGGATCGATCGCTCTCGGCCACAACGGGAACCTGGTCAACACCGCCCGGCTCGCCGAGCTGGTCGCCGAGCTGCCGAAGGACAACAACGGGCGCTCCACCCGCGTCGCGGCCACCAACGACACCGACCTGCTCACGGCCCTGCTGGCGGCCCAGGTCGACGCCGACGGCAAGCCACTGACCATCGAGGAGGCGGCCCACACCGTCCTGCCGCAGGTCAAGGGCGCCTTCAGCCTCGTCTTCATGGACGAGCACACCCTCTACGCCGCCCGTGACCCGCAGGGCATCCGCCCGCTGGTCCTGGGCCGCCTGGAGCGCGGCTGGGTCGTCGCCTCGGAGACCGCCGCACTGGACATCACCGGTGCCAGCTTCGTCCGGGAGATCGAGCCCGGCGAGTTCGTCGCCATCGACGAGAACGGTCTGCGCACATCCCGATTCGCGGAAGCGAAGCCCAAGGGCTGTGTCTTCGAGTACGTGTACCTGGCCCGCCCGGACACCGACATCGCCGGCCGGAACGTCTACCTCTCCCGCGTCGAGATGGGCCGCCGCCTGGCGAAGGAGGCTCCCGTCGACGCCGACCTCGTCATAGCGACCCCGGAGTCCGGCACCCCCGCCGCCATCGGCTACGCGGAGGCCTCCGGCATCCCCTTCGGCAGCGGACTGGTGAAGAACGCCTACGTCGGCCGCACCTTCATCCAGCCCTCGCAGACCATCCGCCAGATCGGCATCCGCCTGAAGCTGAACCCGCTGAAGGAAGTCATCAAGGGCAAGCGCCTGGTCGTCGTCGACGACTCGATCGTGCGCGGCAACACCCAGCGGGCCCTGGTGCGGATGCTGCGCGAGGCCGGCGCCGCCGAAGTGCACATCCGGATCTCCTCGCCGCCGGTGAAGTGGCCCTGCTTCTTCGGCATCGACTTCGCCACCCGGGCCGAGCTCATCGCCAACGGCATGAGCATCGACGAGATCGGCACCTCGCTCGGCGCCGACTCGCTGGCCTACATCTCCATCGACGGCATGATCGAGGCGACCACCATCGCCAAGCCGAACCTGTGCCGTGCCTGCTTCGACGGCGAGTACCCGATGGAGCTGCCCGACCCCGAGCTGCTCGGCAAGCAGCTGCTGGAGTCCGAGCTGGCCGCCGGACCGGCCGCCACGGCCGCGGCCGACGCGATCCGCCGCCCGTAA
- a CDS encoding amino acid dehydrogenase codes for MTDVTNGVLHTLFHSEQGGHEQVVLCQDRASGLKAVIAIHSTALGPALGGTRFYPYANEEQAVADALNLARGMSYKNAMAGLRHGGGKAVIIGDPEQIKTEELLLAYGRFVASLGGRYVTACDVGTYVADMDVVARECRWTTGRSPENGGAGDSSVLTSFGVYQGMRASAQHLWGDPSLRDRKVGIAGVGKVGHHLVEHLLKEGAQVVITDVRQDAVRRIVDKYPAVQVAADTDALIRTEGLDVYAPCALGGALNDDTVPVLTATVVCGAANNQLAHPGVEKDLADRSILYAPDYVVNAGGVIQVADELNGFDFDRCKAKASEIFDTTLAIFARAKEDGIPPAAAADRIAEQRMSEARSARATG; via the coding sequence GTGACCGACGTGACCAACGGCGTCCTGCACACCCTGTTCCACTCGGAGCAGGGGGGTCATGAGCAAGTCGTGCTCTGTCAGGACCGCGCCAGCGGCCTCAAGGCCGTCATCGCCATCCACTCCACCGCCCTGGGCCCCGCGCTCGGCGGTACGCGCTTCTACCCGTACGCGAACGAGGAGCAGGCCGTCGCCGACGCGCTGAACCTCGCGCGCGGCATGTCGTACAAGAACGCCATGGCCGGCCTCCGCCACGGTGGCGGCAAGGCCGTGATCATCGGTGACCCGGAGCAGATCAAGACCGAGGAACTGCTGCTCGCCTACGGACGGTTCGTGGCCTCGCTCGGCGGGCGTTACGTCACCGCCTGCGACGTCGGCACGTACGTGGCCGACATGGACGTCGTGGCGCGCGAGTGCCGCTGGACCACCGGCCGCTCGCCCGAGAACGGCGGCGCCGGCGACTCCTCGGTGCTGACCTCCTTCGGCGTCTACCAGGGCATGCGCGCCTCCGCCCAGCACCTGTGGGGCGACCCGTCGCTGCGCGACCGCAAGGTCGGCATCGCGGGCGTCGGCAAGGTCGGGCACCACCTCGTCGAGCACCTGCTCAAGGAGGGCGCCCAGGTCGTGATCACGGACGTCCGGCAGGACGCCGTGCGGCGCATCGTCGACAAGTACCCCGCCGTTCAGGTGGCGGCCGACACCGACGCGCTGATCCGCACCGAGGGGCTGGACGTCTACGCCCCCTGCGCGCTCGGCGGCGCCCTGAACGACGACACCGTGCCGGTGCTGACCGCCACGGTGGTGTGCGGCGCGGCCAACAACCAGCTCGCCCACCCGGGTGTCGAGAAGGATCTGGCCGACCGCTCGATCCTCTACGCGCCGGACTACGTGGTGAACGCCGGCGGTGTCATCCAGGTCGCCGACGAGCTGAACGGCTTCGACTTCGACCGGTGCAAGGCGAAGGCGTCGGAGATCTTCGACACCACGCTGGCCATATTCGCACGTGCGAAGGAGGACGGGATTCCGCCGGCCGCGGCGGCCGACCGGATCGCCGAGCAGCGGATGTCGGAAGCCAGAAGCGCCCGGGCCACGGGCTGA
- the purM gene encoding phosphoribosylformylglycinamidine cyclo-ligase: MSSETTGASYASAGVDIEAGDRAVELMKEWVKKTRRPEVLGGLGGFAGLFDASALKHYERPLLASATDGVGTKVDIARRLGVYDTIGHDLVAMVMDDIVVCGAEPLFMTDYICVGKVHPERVAAIVKGIAEGCVLAGCALIGGETAEHPGLLGEDDFDVAGAGTGVVEADRLLGPDRIRTGDAVIAMAASGLHSNGYSLVRHVLLDRAGLPLEAHVEDLGRTLGEELLEPTRIYSLDCLALIRTTEVHAFSHVTGGGLAANLARVIPDGLHAVVDRSTWTPAPVFDLVAKTGDVERLELEKTLNMGVGMIAIVPEESVDVALATLADRGLDAWVAGEITDRGEHTTGAALVGDHA, translated from the coding sequence ATGTCTTCCGAGACCACTGGCGCCAGCTACGCGAGCGCGGGCGTCGACATCGAGGCGGGCGACCGCGCCGTAGAGCTCATGAAGGAGTGGGTGAAGAAGACCCGCCGCCCCGAGGTGCTCGGTGGCCTCGGCGGCTTCGCCGGCCTCTTCGACGCCTCCGCCCTCAAGCACTACGAGCGCCCGCTGCTGGCCTCCGCCACGGACGGCGTCGGCACCAAGGTCGACATCGCCCGCCGACTCGGCGTGTACGACACCATCGGCCACGACCTGGTCGCCATGGTCATGGACGACATCGTGGTGTGCGGCGCCGAGCCGCTGTTCATGACCGACTACATCTGCGTCGGCAAGGTCCACCCCGAGCGGGTCGCCGCCATCGTCAAGGGCATCGCCGAGGGCTGTGTCCTGGCTGGCTGCGCGCTGATCGGCGGCGAGACGGCGGAACACCCCGGACTGCTCGGCGAGGACGACTTCGACGTCGCCGGCGCCGGTACGGGCGTCGTGGAGGCGGACCGGCTGCTCGGCCCGGATCGCATCCGTACGGGTGACGCGGTGATCGCCATGGCGGCTTCCGGGCTTCACTCCAACGGGTACTCCCTGGTCAGGCATGTGCTGCTGGACCGGGCCGGTCTGCCGCTGGAGGCGCATGTCGAGGACCTCGGCCGCACCCTCGGCGAGGAGCTGCTGGAGCCGACCAGGATCTACTCGCTGGACTGCCTGGCGCTGATCCGCACCACCGAGGTGCACGCCTTCAGCCACGTCACCGGCGGCGGACTCGCCGCCAACCTGGCCCGGGTGATCCCGGACGGCCTGCACGCCGTGGTCGACCGCTCCACCTGGACCCCGGCCCCCGTCTTCGACCTGGTCGCCAAGACCGGCGACGTCGAGCGGCTGGAGCTGGAGAAGACCCTCAACATGGGCGTGGGCATGATCGCGATCGTGCCCGAGGAGTCGGTCGACGTGGCCCTCGCCACCCTGGCCGACCGTGGGCTCGACGCCTGGGTGGCCGGCGAGATCACCGACCGCGGCGAGCACACCACGGGCGCGGCCCTGGTGGGGGACCACGCGTGA
- a CDS encoding sterol carrier family protein, whose translation MSPVKKRTRTYDPGKTRAAVLAQFGHVRDAVRTLSPEQLALPTRLGDWTVRDLVAHVGMTLSAVGRLLDRPEPARQDGALLDWPSAIGVDAPAIAAHARELAERNPDLVTYLDTVERNFTAALAGHPGTRLLDTSAGALPLADYVVTRAVELVVHTDDLNAAVPGLDIPYDRQALAAATRLLADALAARAPGGSTEVRIPPYAVVQCVQGPRHTRGTPPNVVETDPLTWVRLAAGRLAWQDAVAAAEVSASGERADLGGLLPLLA comes from the coding sequence ATGTCCCCGGTCAAGAAGCGCACCCGGACCTACGACCCCGGCAAGACCCGTGCCGCCGTGCTGGCGCAGTTCGGCCATGTGCGGGACGCCGTACGCACGCTGTCCCCCGAGCAGCTCGCGCTGCCCACGCGGCTCGGTGACTGGACCGTGCGGGATCTGGTCGCCCACGTCGGCATGACCCTGTCGGCCGTCGGCCGGCTGCTCGACCGGCCCGAGCCGGCCCGGCAGGACGGCGCCCTGCTCGACTGGCCGTCGGCCATCGGCGTCGACGCCCCGGCCATCGCGGCACACGCCCGCGAACTCGCCGAGCGCAACCCCGATCTCGTCACCTACCTCGACACCGTCGAACGGAACTTCACGGCCGCTCTCGCCGGCCACCCCGGCACCCGGCTGCTCGACACCAGTGCGGGCGCCCTGCCGCTGGCCGACTACGTCGTCACCCGCGCCGTCGAACTCGTCGTCCACACCGACGACCTGAACGCCGCCGTGCCGGGCCTGGACATCCCCTACGACCGTCAGGCGCTGGCCGCCGCCACACGGCTGCTGGCCGACGCGCTCGCCGCCCGCGCGCCCGGCGGATCGACCGAGGTGCGCATCCCGCCGTACGCCGTCGTGCAGTGCGTGCAGGGCCCCCGGCACACCCGCGGCACCCCGCCCAACGTCGTCGAGACCGACCCGCTGACCTGGGTCCGGCTGGCCGCCGGCCGGCTGGCGTGGCAGGACGCCGTGGCGGCCGCCGAGGTCAGCGCGAGCGGGGAGCGGGCCGATCTCGGCGGGCTGCTTCCGCTTCTGGCCTGA